The Agrococcus sp. SGAir0287 DNA window CTCGCTCACGACGTCGAACGGCGCCGCGGAGTCGCGGATGCCGATGCGCTCGTCGCGATCGCGCTGCGCCTGCGACGACCGCACGCGATCGACGGCCTTCGAGTGCGCGAGCGCGAGCGACCAGCCGACGGCGGAGCCGCGGGAGGGGTCGAAGGACCGCGCCTTGCGCCACATGTCCACGAACACCTCCTGGGTCACCTCCTCCGCCTGCGAGCGATCGACGAGCACGCGCAGCACGAGTCCGAAGACCCGGGCCGACAGCGCGTCGTAGACGACCGCGAACGCCTCGCGATCGCCGCCGGCGACGCGCACGAGCGCCTCGTCGACGTCGGTCGCCCGCCGCGACGACGTCACGGGGCTGGGCTCGGGCACGGACTGCACGCGCACCAGCATCCCACGCCGTCCTCCAGCGCCCTGGGATTGCCAGGAGGCCGGGATCGTCGTCACGCAGCGTGTTCGGAGCGGCTCGCATGGCGGATTGCCAGGGTCGACCGACGCCGGCGGGCGGTGGGATAGGATCGCTCGGTGCGGCTCCTGCCTGGAGCCAGGCGCCCACGGGGCGTAGCTCAGCCTGGCTAGAGCACCCGCTTTGGGAGCGGGAGGCCGCGGGTTCGAATCCCGCCGCCCCGACCCCGCACGACGACCACCCGAATCCGATCATCAGGAGACGACCCACGTGAAGACCACGGTCGAGCAGCTCGAGCCGACGCGCGCGAAGCTCACCATCGCGGTGACGCCCGAGGAGCTGCGTCCCGCCATCGACGCTGCCTACAAGGAGATCGCGGAGCAGATCCAGATCCCCGGCTTCCGCAAGGGCAAGGTCCCTGCCGCCATCATCGACCAGCGCATCGGGCGCGACCAGGTGCTGAGCCAGGCCGTGTCGGAGTCGATCGACGAGCACTACCGCGCCGGCGTGGCCGAGTCCGGCATCAAGCCCCTCGGACGCCCGAGCGCCGACATCGCCACGTGGCCCGAGGTGAAGGACTACTCCGGCGACCTCGTGCTCGAGATCGAGGTCGACGTCCGCCCCGACTTCGAGATGCCGACCCTCGAGGGTCGCGTCATCGAGGTCGCCCCCGTCGCCATCGGCGACGAGGCCGTCGACGCCGAGCTCGACACGCTGCGCTCGCGCTTCGGCACGCTCGTCACCGTCGACCGCCCGGCCGCCAAGGGCGACTTCGTGACCCTCGACCTCGTCGCCACGATCGACGGCGCCGAGGTCGATCGCGCCTCGGGCGTCTCCTACGAGGTCGGCTCGGGCGAGCTGCTCGACGGCATCGACGACGCGGTCGAGACGCTGACGGCCGGCGAGGAGACCACCTTCACGTCGACGCTCGTCGGCGGCGAGCACGCCGGGGCGGACGCCGAGGTGGCCGTCACGGTCACCGCCGTGAAGGAGCGCGAGCTGCCGGAGGCGGACGACGACTTCGCGCAGATGGCGAGCCAGTTCGACACGATCGCCGAGCTCCGCGAGGACCTCGCGTCGACCGTGGCGCGCCGCGAGACGCTGCGCCAGGCGCAGGACGCCCGCCAGGCGCTGCAGGAGGCGCTCGTCGCCGACGCCGACATCCCCGTGCCGACGCAGGCCGTCGAGGACGAGGTGCACCGTCACCTCGAGAGCGAGAACCGCCTCGAGGACGACGTCCATCGCGCCGAGGTGCAGGAGGAGACGCAGAAGCAGATCCGCTCCGGCATCCTCTTCGATCGCATCGCCGAGGAGCAGGACCTGCAGGTCTCGCAGACCGAGCTGTCGCAGTACGTCATGCAGATGGCGGCCCAGTACCAGATGCCGCCGCAGGAGCTCGTCGAGATCCTCCAGCAGAACGGCCAGCTGCCCACGATCCTCGCGGACCTGCTCCGCGGCAAGGCGCTCACGTGGGCGCTCGGCCAGGTCGAGGTCAAGGACGCGAACGGCGAGACGATCGACCTGTCGGAGTTCACGCAGACGGAGCCCGAGACGACCGAGAGCGACGTCGAGGCGGCCATCCGCCAGGCCGAGGCGCGCATCGCCGCCGACGCGCAGGACTGACCGGCCGAAGGGGCCCGACCGCTCGCGGTCGGGCCCCTTCGTCGTCCCCGCACGCCTGCGGCGAACAGCGCCCGGGCGGCGCGTTCCACCCCCATAGGGTTGCACCGAACGAAGGAGCATGACGTGGCTGAAACCGCCTTCCCGCCCACCGTCTTCGACAGGCTGCTGCGAGACCGCATCATCTGGCTCGGCGAGGACGTGCGCGACGACAACGCGAACGAGATCTGCGCGAAGATCCTGCTGCTCGCGGCCGAGGATCCCAACAAGGACATCTACCTCTACATCAACTCGCCCGGCGGCTCGGTCACGGCGGGCATGGCGATCTACGACACCATGCAGTTCGTGCCGAACGACATCGTCACGGTCGGCATCGGCATGGCGGCGTCCATGGGGCAGCTGCTCCTCACGTCCGGCACGATCGGCAAGCGCTACATCACGCCCAACGCCCGCGTGCTCCTGCACCAGCCGCACGGCGGCTTCGGCGGCACGTCGAGCGACATCCAGACCCAGGCGCAGCTCATCCTCGACATGAAGCGCCGCCTCGCCGAGATCACGGCCGAGCGCACGGGCAAGACCGTCGAGCAGGTCAACGCCGACGGCGACCGCGACCGCTGGTTCACGGCGCAGGAGGCGCTCGAGTACGGCTTCGTCGACCACCTCCGCGCGTCGGCGTCCGACGTGTCCGGCGGTGGCGGCACCGACCAGGAGGAGAACCGATGACCCCCACGTTCCAGGCCGGCGGCCAGTCGCTCGCCCTGCCGCAGTCGCGCTACATCCTGCCGCAGTTCGAGGAGCGCACGCCCTACGGCTTCAAGCGCCAGGACCCGTACAACAAGCTCTTCGAGGACCGCATCATCTTCCTCGGCGTGCAGGTCGACGACGCGTCGGCCGACGACATCATGGCCCAGCTGCTCGTCCTCGAGTCGCAGGACCCCGAGCGCGACATCGTCATGTACATCAACTCGCCCGGCGGCTCGTTCACCGCCATGACGGCGATCTACGACACGATGCAGTACATCCGTCCGCAGGTGCAGACGGTGTGCCTCGGCCAGGCCGCGTCGGCCGCGGCGGTGCTGCTCGCCGCCGGCGAGCCCGGCAAGCGCCTGGCGCTGCCGAACGCCCGCATCCTCATCCACCAGCCCGCGACGTCCGACGCGTCGCGCGGCCAGGCCTCGGACATCGAGATCCAGGCGCGCGAGGTGCTGCGGATGCGCGAGTGGCTCGAGGAGACGCTCGCGTCGCACACCAAGCAGGAGGTCGCGAAGGTGTCGAAGGACATCGAGCGCGA harbors:
- the tig gene encoding trigger factor, whose protein sequence is MKTTVEQLEPTRAKLTIAVTPEELRPAIDAAYKEIAEQIQIPGFRKGKVPAAIIDQRIGRDQVLSQAVSESIDEHYRAGVAESGIKPLGRPSADIATWPEVKDYSGDLVLEIEVDVRPDFEMPTLEGRVIEVAPVAIGDEAVDAELDTLRSRFGTLVTVDRPAAKGDFVTLDLVATIDGAEVDRASGVSYEVGSGELLDGIDDAVETLTAGEETTFTSTLVGGEHAGADAEVAVTVTAVKERELPEADDDFAQMASQFDTIAELREDLASTVARRETLRQAQDARQALQEALVADADIPVPTQAVEDEVHRHLESENRLEDDVHRAEVQEETQKQIRSGILFDRIAEEQDLQVSQTELSQYVMQMAAQYQMPPQELVEILQQNGQLPTILADLLRGKALTWALGQVEVKDANGETIDLSEFTQTEPETTESDVEAAIRQAEARIAADAQD
- a CDS encoding ATP-dependent Clp protease proteolytic subunit, which codes for MAETAFPPTVFDRLLRDRIIWLGEDVRDDNANEICAKILLLAAEDPNKDIYLYINSPGGSVTAGMAIYDTMQFVPNDIVTVGIGMAASMGQLLLTSGTIGKRYITPNARVLLHQPHGGFGGTSSDIQTQAQLILDMKRRLAEITAERTGKTVEQVNADGDRDRWFTAQEALEYGFVDHLRASASDVSGGGGTDQEENR
- a CDS encoding ATP-dependent Clp protease proteolytic subunit translates to MTPTFQAGGQSLALPQSRYILPQFEERTPYGFKRQDPYNKLFEDRIIFLGVQVDDASADDIMAQLLVLESQDPERDIVMYINSPGGSFTAMTAIYDTMQYIRPQVQTVCLGQAASAAAVLLAAGEPGKRLALPNARILIHQPATSDASRGQASDIEIQAREVLRMREWLEETLASHTKQEVAKVSKDIERDTFLSAEEAREYGIIDQVLTSRKTQPALLG
- the sigK gene encoding ECF RNA polymerase sigma factor SigK encodes the protein MQSVPEPSPVTSSRRATDVDEALVRVAGGDREAFAVVYDALSARVFGLVLRVLVDRSQAEEVTQEVFVDMWRKARSFDPSRGSAVGWSLALAHSKAVDRVRSSQAQRDRDERIGIRDSAAPFDVVSETVDVKVEGDRVRAALATLTDAHREAIVLAYFGGLTQTEIAERLDAPLGTVKTRLRDGMIRLRAALGVS